One genomic region from Harpia harpyja isolate bHarHar1 chromosome 1, bHarHar1 primary haplotype, whole genome shotgun sequence encodes:
- the E2F1 gene encoding transcription factor E2F1 codes for MAAAAGGAAGLAALLGSASPHLLIVSAAEEPAGSGHPDADVLLFATPQPARPGAAPRRPALGRPPVKRKLNLETDHQYIAESLPVGRGKARNPAKGAKSPGEKSRYETSLNLTTKRFLELLSQSPDGVVDLNWAAEVLKVQKRRIYDITNVLEGIQLITKKSKNNIQWLGNQATVGAPGRHRLLEKELRELQAAERQLDDLIQTCTVQLRLLTEDPANQHAAYVTCQDLRSIVDPSEQMVMVIKAPPETQLQVSDPAEAFQVSVRSTQGPIDVFLCPEDSSGVCSPVKSPFKAPAEESSPSHSQARASPLLHPAQDVNMPLLPGEQETLLPGTSALPSKCPVEEVSLSPLASMDALLEQSREDFSGFLADEFINLSPPQAQDYHFGLEEGEGISELFDCDFGDFTPLDF; via the exons atggcggcggcggcgggcggcgcggcggggctggcggcgctGCTGGGCAGCGCCTCCCCGCACCTCCTCATCGTCTCCGCCGCCGAAGAACCCGCGGGCAGCGGCCACCCCGACGCCGACGTCCTGCTCTTTGCCAcgccgcagcccgcccgccccggcgccgcGCCGAGACGGCCAGCGCTGGGCCGCCCGCCG GTGAAGAGGAAGCTGAACTTGGAGACGGATCACCAGTACATAGCGGAGAGCCTGCCGGTGGGCCGGGGCAAGGCCAGAAACCCTGCTAAAG GGGCAAAGTCTCCTGGGGAGAAGTCCCGCTATGAAACCTCGCTGAACCTCACCACCAAGCGCTTCCTGGAGCTGCTGAGCCAGTCACCTGATGGCGTGGTGGACCTCAACTGGGCGGCCGAGGTCCTGAAGGTGCAGAAGAGGCGCATCTACGACATCACCAATGTCCTGGAGGGCATCCAGCTCATCACCAAGAAGTCCAAGAACAACATCCAGTGGCT GGGCAACCAGGCCACCGTGGGGGCCCCCGGCCGGCACCggctgctggagaaggagctgcggGAGCTGCAGGCAGCCGAGCGGCAGCTGGACGACCTCATCCAGACGTGCACGGTGCAGCTGCGCCTGCTCACTGAGGACCCTGCCAACCAGCA CGCAGCCTACGTTACCTGCCAGGATCTCCGCAGCATTGTGGACCCCTCAGAGCAAATGGTGATGGTTATCAAAGCCCCCCCGGAGACCCAGTTGCAGGTCTCGGACCCAGCGGAG GCTTTCCAGGTCTCCGTGCGAAGCACTCAGGGCCCCATCGACGTCTTCCTCTGCCCCGAGGACAGCTCGGGGGTCTGTAGCCCCGTCAAGAGCCCCTTCAAAGCCCCCGCAGAGGAGTCATCTCCCAGCCATTCGCAGGCCAGAGCTTCCCCGCTCCTGCATCCTGCCCAGGATGTGAACATGCCGCTGCTGCCCGGAGAGCAAG AAACACTGCTGCCAGGGACGAGCGCACTGCCCAGCAAGTGCCCGGTAGAGGAGGTGAGCCTGTCGCCACTGGCCTCCATGGACGCCCtcctggagcagagcagggaggactTTTCGGGCTTCTTGGCAGACGAGTTCATCAACCTGTCGCCGCCGCAGGCGCAGGACTACCACTTTGGCCTGGAGGAGGGTGAGGGCATCAGCGAGCTCTTCGACTGCGACTTTGGGGACTTCACGCCCTTGGACTTCTGA
- the PXMP4 gene encoding peroxisomal membrane protein 4, with amino-acid sequence MRAAGGVPPPEVCSLSAARAGPGGRSAMAGGGDALRALLRAANALLQQHRYRAALAVLKGFRNGAVYGAKIRAPHALVMTFLFKSGSLREKLKSIAQATYTHSRNLAYFVSTYKGLMALQSRLQGKKIPFHSFFAACIGGWLVFGENNPINSQIIMYLLSRILFGLSRLAVEKGYVPQPKQDPFPLVAALIWGTVLWLFEYHRQTLQPSLQSSMTYLYDDSNVWHDISDFLIYNKRTDSK; translated from the exons ATGCGTGCGGCGGGCGGGGTCCCGCCCCCGGAAGTGTGCTCGCTGTCGGCGGCGCGGGCCGGTCCCGGCGGGAGGTCCGCCAtggccggcggcggggacgcgcTCCGTGCCCTACTCCGCGCCGCTAAcgccctcctgcagcagcaccgcTACCGCGCCGCGCTCGCCGTCCTCAAGGGCTTCCGCAACGGGGCCGT TTATGGAGCAAAAATTCGTGCCCCACATGCCCTGGTGATGACTTTCCTATTCAAGAGCGGAAG tttaagAGAGAAATTGAAATCGATTGCTCAGGCTACGTACACTCATTCCCGGAACTTGGCGTATTTTGTGTCCACCTACAAGGGGCTGATGGCGTTGCAGTCCCgactacaggggaaaaaaattccgtttcattctttctttgcagCCTGCATTGGGGGTTGGCTAGTGTTCGGTGAGAACAATCCCATCAACAGCCAG ATCATTATGTACCTGCTTTCTCGTATCCTGTTCGGCTTGTCTCGGCTGGCAGTGGAAAAGGGCTATGTCCCACAGCCAAAGCAGGATCCCTTTCCGCTTGTCGCTGCTCTGATATGGGGGACAGTTCTCTGGCTCTTTGAATACCACCGGCAAACTCTGCAGCCTTCTCTGCAGTCCTCCATGACCTACCTATATGACGATAGTAATGTATGGCATGACATTTCTGACTTTCTCATTTATAACAAAAGAACAGACAGCAAGTAG